The proteins below come from a single Aegilops tauschii subsp. strangulata cultivar AL8/78 chromosome 6, Aet v6.0, whole genome shotgun sequence genomic window:
- the LOC109743670 gene encoding large ribosomal subunit protein eL14z, whose product MPFKRFVEIGRVALVNYGKDYGRLVVIVDVVDQNRALVDAPDMVRCQMNFKRLSLTDIKIDIKRIPKKATLIKAMEEADVKTKWENSSWGKKLVVQKRRASLNDFDRFKVMLAKIKRGGAIRQELAKLKKEVAA is encoded by the exons ATG CCGTTCAAGAGGTTCGTCGAGATCGGGCGCGTGGCCCTGGTGAACTACGGCAAGGACTACGGCCGCCTCGTCGTCATCGTCGACGTCGTCGACCAGAACCGG GCACTTGTGGATGCTCCTGATATGGTCAGGTGCCAGATGAACTTCAAGCGTCTTTCGCTGACCGACATCAAGATTGACATCAAGCGTATCCCTAAGAAGGCAACTTTGATCAAGGCCATGGAGGAAGCAG ATGTGAAAACCAAATGGGAGAACAGCTCATGGGGTAAGAAGCTTGTTGTCCAGAAGAGAAGAGCATCGCTGAATGACTTTGACAGGTTCAAGGTCATGTTGGCTAAGATTAAG AGGGGTGGTGCGATCAGGCAAGAGCTTGCCAAGCTCAAGAAGGAGGTTGCTGCTTAG